In the Campylobacter concisus ATCC 51562 genome, TGCAAATATAAGAAAAAAGAATATAGAAAAAGATAGTTGATTATTTTGTAGAAAGCCTGAAAGAACGCCTTTGTATAAAAATATATAATTTATAAAAAACATGTAAGCAGTAAATAAAATCAGAAACTTTAAAAAACTGATACTTTTAAATTTATTAATATTTAGCATCTTTTCAGCCTTTGTAAAAAGCCATAATAATAGGACTCAAATGTAAATGGCTAGAAATTTCAAATAAAAAATAAGATTATTTTTTCTTGCCTTTGGAGTTTTTTGCTTCAGCTTTTTTGACTTTCGCATTCTCTTTTATGCTAAGTTTTGCCTTAACTTTTTGCATATCGTTAAAGCCAATACCTTGGACTCTTTCAAGCTCATCGATGCTTTTAAATTTATGGGCTTTTCTGTATTTTATAATGTTTAACGCTTGGCCTTTACTTAGCCCAAGCCCCATTAACTCGTTTTTGCTGGCCGTATTTAGATTGGCGCCATATGCAATACTTGCGACTACTAAACAAAGT is a window encoding:
- a CDS encoding ComEA family DNA-binding protein; translation: MKIKILLCLVVASIAYGANLNTASKNELMGLGLSKGQALNIIKYRKAHKFKSIDELERVQGIGFNDMQKVKAKLSIKENAKVKKAEAKNSKGKKK